The Carassius gibelio isolate Cgi1373 ecotype wild population from Czech Republic chromosome B18, carGib1.2-hapl.c, whole genome shotgun sequence sequence atatatatatatatatcaataataacATGCAGCAGAATTCCACAGGGATGGAACaatttttaacaaattttatgtTCAAATAATTTGATAAATACTATAGTACTTTTGTTTACCAATAAGAATCCAGGGATTTCATCTCCAGTTTTCACATTTTGCAAATTAATAGATTTAATAGATTTGAAAATTATTAATGGCCTGTAAGTCCTTGTATCACATAACCATACAGGTTTGTTTGGCATTGGAATGTGCTGTTGATGTAGGACAGTTAGTCTTCATTACATGAACATTGTGGAAGGTTACAAGGTGAAGCGATACAGTTTTTCAGTAACACAAAACGGTTGTCACTGTGCACATTAAATGTTTCTTTCTACTGATTTGTTTACTCCGATGTGTTCGACTGTCTCAGTACCAGTGCTTTGGCTAATTGCTAATTTACCGAGTGTGTAAATTCTGGATGTTCCAGTCTAATTGATCCTGTttccatgtgtctgtgtgtgtgtaggaaaCACAGCGTTTGTTGGCAGAGCCGGTGCCAGGTATAAAGGCAGAGCCAGATGAGGGGAACGCTCGCTACTTCCATGTGGTCATCGCCGGACCTCAAGACTCCCCCTTCGAGGGAGGAACTTTTAAACTTGAACTCTTTCTTCCCGAAGAATATCCCATGGCAGCTCCGAAAGTACGCTTCATGACCAAAATATATCACCCCAATGTAGACAAGCTGGGAAGAATATGTCTAGATATTTTGAAAGGTGAGAgagtgttttatttcattttctaaaaCTTTCTAAATAACAGATCATGCGGATTTTAGTCATCTTGACCTAAGCACTAATGTCATTCTGCTATTATGGAGCATCATTTTATCTGCCATTAAAATGGCAAGATTTCTCTTTTGAAGTTAGTCAGATGATCACTAGAAGTTTCATTATTTAGGTATCACATCCTAAAGAATCTGTTTCTATATGTCACATTTGCTGTGACTTCAAACACAtcatatatttttacatacatCACCGTTTAAAAGGTGGTGTTAgtaagacttttataatgtattaCTTGCTACATTTATTCAGCTAGGATATGTTACATAGTGATTGTAAAGACATTTAATAATGTATAATGTTGAactatttattcataaaaaaatgcttttcacaAAATGAtaaagaagcacaactgttttcaacattaattataataagaTCTTTCTTGGTCACCAAATTAGATTTTcaaattatttctaaaatatcgtgtgacactgaagactggagtaatgactgctaaaatCTGCT is a genomic window containing:
- the LOC127977717 gene encoding ubiquitin-conjugating enzyme E2 N; translation: MTGLPRRIIKETQRLLAEPVPGIKAEPDEGNARYFHVVIAGPQDSPFEGGTFKLELFLPEEYPMAAPKVRFMTKIYHPNVDKLGRICLDILKDKWSPALQIRTVLLSIQALLSAPNPDDPLANDVAEQWKSNEAQAIETARTWTRLYAGHNIEV